One Ananas comosus cultivar F153 linkage group 1, ASM154086v1, whole genome shotgun sequence DNA window includes the following coding sequences:
- the LOC109717496 gene encoding survival of motor neuron-related-splicing factor 30 isoform X1 produces the protein MEGGGEDLSIDELASNLSTYKDQLREIKKLLADEPGNAEYADMEKELEEVIALTEELLATAKQAEATQHDSDVRFDGTSESKLESNEHSLSHKFSVGTKVQAVWSEDGEWYDATIESLTPNGYYVYYDEWGNKEEVDPDNVRPIQEGVVDALEEAEKEAEATRQAIKRKIAQAAVTDFQMRSLPAKLRIEPNDPDDLKAAKRKKIHAFKSKLRFEQLEVVQNKRQNAWQQFQTTKGKAKKVGFFSGRKRESIFKSPDDPKGKVGVTGSGKGLTEFQRREKHLHLKGSSADALDTEE, from the exons ATGGAAGGCGGGGGAGAGGATCTAAGCATCGATGAGCTCGCCTCGAATCTCTCCACTTACAAAGATCAGCTACGTGAG ATCAAAAAGCTTTTGGCTGACGAGCCTGGGAATGCTGAATATGCTGATATGGAGAAGGAGCTTGAAGAG GTGATTGCATTGACTGAGGAGCTTTTGGCTACTGCAAAACAAGCCGAGGCTACACAGCATGATTCAGATGTTCGTTTTGATGGAACCTCTGAATCCAAATTG GAATCAAACGAGCATTCCCTATCTCATAAGTTCTCTGTCGGGACCAAAGTCCAAGCTGTGTGGAGTGAAGATGGGGAATG GTATGATGCGACGATTGAATCTCTCACTCCAAATGGGTACTATGTTTACTATGATGAGTGGGGCAACAAGGAGGAG GTTGATCCGGATAATGTCAGGCCAATCCAAGAGGGAGTAGTTGATGCTTTGGAAGAAGCTGAGAAAGAAGCTGAAGCTACCAGGCAAGCCATTAAAAGGAAAATTGCACAAGCTGCGGTCACCGATTTCCAAATGCGTTCCTTACCTGCTAAACTCCGTATTGAACCCAATGATCCCGATGATCTG AAAGCTGCCAAGCGCAAGAAGATACATGCTTTCAAGTCAAAGCTTCGCTTTGAACAACTCGAAGTGGTGCAAAATAAACGGCAGAATGCCTGGCAGCAGTTCCAAACTACCAAGGGAAAAGCTAAGAAG GTTGGGTTCTTTTCGGGCCGAAAGAGGGAGAGCATATTCAAGTCCCCCGACGACCCGAAGGGGAAGGTCGGGGTCACCGGAAGCGGGAAGGGATTAACGGAGTTCCAAAGGCGGGAAAAGCACCTGCACCTGAAGGGTAGTTCAGCAGATGCACTTGATACAGAGGAGTAG
- the LOC109717496 gene encoding survival of motor neuron-related-splicing factor 30 isoform X2 — translation MVLCLLANPSFQMFKLLFKVIALTEELLATAKQAEATQHDSDVRFDGTSESKLESNEHSLSHKFSVGTKVQAVWSEDGEWYDATIESLTPNGYYVYYDEWGNKEEVDPDNVRPIQEGVVDALEEAEKEAEATRQAIKRKIAQAAVTDFQMRSLPAKLRIEPNDPDDLKAAKRKKIHAFKSKLRFEQLEVVQNKRQNAWQQFQTTKGKAKKVGFFSGRKRESIFKSPDDPKGKVGVTGSGKGLTEFQRREKHLHLKGSSADALDTEE, via the exons ATGGTGCTCTGTCTACTTGCAAACCCCTCATTTCAGATGTTCAAGCTgctatttaaa GTGATTGCATTGACTGAGGAGCTTTTGGCTACTGCAAAACAAGCCGAGGCTACACAGCATGATTCAGATGTTCGTTTTGATGGAACCTCTGAATCCAAATTG GAATCAAACGAGCATTCCCTATCTCATAAGTTCTCTGTCGGGACCAAAGTCCAAGCTGTGTGGAGTGAAGATGGGGAATG GTATGATGCGACGATTGAATCTCTCACTCCAAATGGGTACTATGTTTACTATGATGAGTGGGGCAACAAGGAGGAG GTTGATCCGGATAATGTCAGGCCAATCCAAGAGGGAGTAGTTGATGCTTTGGAAGAAGCTGAGAAAGAAGCTGAAGCTACCAGGCAAGCCATTAAAAGGAAAATTGCACAAGCTGCGGTCACCGATTTCCAAATGCGTTCCTTACCTGCTAAACTCCGTATTGAACCCAATGATCCCGATGATCTG AAAGCTGCCAAGCGCAAGAAGATACATGCTTTCAAGTCAAAGCTTCGCTTTGAACAACTCGAAGTGGTGCAAAATAAACGGCAGAATGCCTGGCAGCAGTTCCAAACTACCAAGGGAAAAGCTAAGAAG GTTGGGTTCTTTTCGGGCCGAAAGAGGGAGAGCATATTCAAGTCCCCCGACGACCCGAAGGGGAAGGTCGGGGTCACCGGAAGCGGGAAGGGATTAACGGAGTTCCAAAGGCGGGAAAAGCACCTGCACCTGAAGGGTAGTTCAGCAGATGCACTTGATACAGAGGAGTAG